The DNA segment GGCGGCGCGCTCAACAGGGTGGTCGACGTGTCGACCGGCTCGGGCAAGAAGTACTGCGTGCCCGGCGACGGCTGCGCCACCGCGGTCACGCCCGGCGGGTCCTACAAGGTGTTTTTCCGCCGCAACGGCTGGCGCACGAGCAAGCTCGGCAAGCTCTACAACCCGCTGTACTTCAACGGCGGCATCGCCATTCACGGAGAGCCGGCGGTGCCCGCCTACCCGGCGTCGCACGGCTGCGTGCGCATCCCGATGTACGTGTCGTACTACTTCCCGAGCCTCGTGCCCAACGGCACGCCGGTCTACGTGATCGGTGGCGCGAAGGCCGCCGTGCCGTTCAACGAGCCGGCACCGAACGGCGAGACGGGTACCGGTGGTCCGGCCACGACAACCAGCACCACCGCGGCACCGGCTACGACGACTACGACAACCCACAGCATCTTCCCGACGACCACAACGTCGTCGACCACCACCACGACGCCGTAAGTCCGGGCGTTCAGGCGAAGGGGTCGGCGAAGGGATCGTCGGCAGCGGGCGTAGGAACGACGTCGTCCTCGGCGTAGCCCGCGTAGCCCGTCTCTTCGAGTTGCTGGGCCAATTCGGGGCCGCCGGTGGCCACGATGCGACCTCCGGCCAGGACGTGCACGACGTCGGGGCGCAGCTCGGTCAGCAGACGCGAGTAGTGGGTGATCGCCAGCACGCCGAGGTTGTCCTCCTGCGTGGCCGCTTCGATGCGGCGGGCCACGTCGCGCAACGCGTCGACGTCGAGGCCCGAGTCGAGCTCGTCGAGAATGGCGAACTTCGGGCGCAGCACGCCGAGCTGCATGGTCTCGTTGCGCTTGCGCTCGCCGCCCGACAGGTCGACGTTGAGCGGGCGGTGGATGAACCGCTCGTCGAAGCCGATGCGCGCCGCCTCGGCGCGGATGAGGTCCCCCACCGGCTCGACGGCGCGGCCACTGGCGCGGAACGCCTCGGTCAGCGCGTCGGTCACCGAGACGCCCGGCACTTCGATCGGGTACTGCATGGCGAGGAACAAGCCGCGCTGGGCGCGCTCCCAGGCCGGCAGTGCCAGCAGGTTCTCGCCGTCGAGTTCGACGACGCCACCGGTGACCTCGTAGCCCGGTTTGCCGGCGAGCACGTGGCTCAGCGTCGACTTGCCCGAACCGTTGGGTCCCATGACAGCGTGCACCTCACCGCTGCGCACCTCGAGGTCGATGCCCTTGAGGATGTCGCGGCCGGGAATCGACGCCGTGAGCCCACGGATGGAGAGCACGCTCACGGCAACTCCACGTATACGTCGTCGCCGTCGACCTCGGTGGCGTACACCGGGACGGGGGCGGTAGCGGGCAGGCACTGCGGTTCGCCGTCGAGCAGGCTGAACGTCGAGCCGTGCTTCGGGCACTCGAGTTCGAGTTCGCCGGCGTACAGCTCGCCTTCGGACAGCGAGTAGTCGGCGTGCGAGCAGACGTCGCCGATGGCATACACGCGCCCGCCGATCAACGCCGCAGCGATCTTGTGGCCCTCGACTTCGAAACGCGTCGCCGCCTCGTCGGACAGCTCCTTCACCGAACACAGACGCACCCGGCTCACAGCACCCCTCCGGCGGCGGCGAACTTCAGGGCAACGGCGGTGCGCAGCGCGTCGCGCAGCTCGACGACGGGCGTGCGCTCGATGATGTCGTCGAAGAAACCGAGCACGATGAGCCGCTCGGCCACTTCGGTCGGCACGCCCCGGGCTTCCAGGTAGAAGCGCTGGTCGGCGTCGACGGGCCCGACGGCGGACGCGTGCGAACACTTCACGTCGTTCTCTTCGATCTCGAGGTTGGGCACCGAGTCGGCGTGGGCGCCCTCGCCGAGGACAAGGTTGCGATTGGTCTGGAACGCCGCTGATCCCGAGGCGCCGGGACGGATGCGGATGAGGCCCGAGTACACCGACCGGGACGTGTCGGTCAGCACGCCCTTGAACAGCAGATCGCTGCTGGTCTTGGGCGCGTGGTGGTCCTGCATCGTGCGGAAGTCGTGGATCTGCTCGCCCGAACCGAAGTAGGCGGCGATGAGTTCGGCTGAGGCACCCGGGCCGAGGACCTTGGAGTCGAGCCGGGCGCGGGCGTACGCGCCGCCGAGCGCGATCGCCGCGCAGGTGAGGTGGCCGTCGCGTTCGACGCGCGCACCGGCCGTGGCGATCTGCCACACCTTCGGCCCGAGCGCCTGGACGGACTCGTAGCGCAGCGAGGCGTTGGCGCCGGCGCACAGTTCGACGACGGGCAGGATCAGCGCGTCGATCTCGGCCGAGAGCGCCACGTCGAGCACGGTGACATTGGCCGACGTGCCGGCGCGCACCAGGATGCGGGGATACACGAGGGCGCCGTCGACGGTGACGTCGTGGACCACGACCACGGGCGTGTCGACGACGGCGTTGGCGGCGACGTCGACGACGACGCCCGACTCGCTGTAGGCGTCGTTGCGCAGGGTGAAGGCGTCGGGCTCGCTGATCGCCGAGCCCAGCTCGGCCGGAGCCTCGGCGAAGTCGGACAGCGCGCGCACGCTCAAGCCGGGAGCGTTGACCTCGAGGTGCACGATGCGGTCGTCGCGCACGACGACGAGGGCGGCGCGCTCGGCGGGCACGAGCGGGTGCTCGACCGCCGGATCCGCGGGGCCGGCGTCGGCCACGGCGGCGTAGCGGCCGAGGTCGAGACCGTCGATACGGCTGTAGCGCCACACTTCGAGGTCGGAAGTAGGCAGCGCGACGCCGTTCAAAGTCGCCTCGGCCGAGGCGCGTCGGGTCACCAGCCAGTCATTCACGGGATGGCAACTCTAGGTCACAGGCCTCCGACCCCAAACATCTCGGCGACCCGCACCGCGCTTTCGACCCCGTCCTCGTGGAAGCCCCACCCCCAGTAGGCGCCGCAGTAGTGGGTGCGGTTGACGCCGCTGATCTCCTTGTGCCGCCGCTGGGCGTCACGGCCCGCAGCCGTGAACACCGGATGGGCGTAATCGATGCGCTGGATGACCGTGGACGGGTCGATCGCCGCGGTGTGGTTGAGCGTGACGCAGAACTCGCGGTCGGCCCGCAGCGACTGGAGGCGGTTCATGTAATACGTGACCGTCGTCAGCGGGGGCGGGTCGGCCAGCAGGTGGAAGTTCCAGCTCGCCCAGGCCCGCCGCCGCCGCGGCAGCAGCGAACGGTCGGTGTGCAGCACGGCCTCGTTGTGCTGGTACGGAATGGCGCCGAGGATCTCGTGTTCGCGACCTGACGCGTCGGTCAACCGCCGCAGCGCCTGGTCGGAGTGCACCGCGAACACCACTTCGTCGAAGCGCCGCGCCTCGCCGCCTGTGGGCTGCACCAGCACGTGGTCGTCGAGACGCGTCACCGCCGCCACCGGCGCCTTCACGTGAATCCGGTCGCGCATCGGGGCCACGAGCGCTTCGACGTAGCGGTGCGAACCGCCCACCACTGTGCGCCACTTCGGCCGCCCGCGAATGGCGAGCATGCCGTGGTTGTCGAAGAACTCGGCGAGGAACGACGCCGGGAACTCCCACATCTGGCGTGGATCGGCCGACCACACCGACGAGGCCTGCGGCACGATCAGCCGGTCGATGAAGGCCCGCGAGAAACGCTTGCGCTCGAGCCAGGCGCCGAGCGATTCGTCGCCCTCGGGGTCGTCGAGCAGTTCGCTCGCTTCGCGGTGGAAGCGGTTGAGGTCGTTGAGCATCCGGTAGAAGCCGGGTTGGAGGGCGTGGGTGCGCTTGGCGAAGATGCCGTTGACGCCGGTGCTGGCGTACTCGAAATCGCCGTGGTCGTCGGTGACCGAAAAGCTCATGTCCGAGGGCTGCCAGCCCACGCCGAGGGTGCGCAACAACCGCTCGAATAGCGGGTAGTTGCGGTCGTTGAACACGATGAAGCCGGTGTCGACCCAGTACGTGTTGTCGGCGGTGTCGACCCGGACGGTGTTGGTGTGGCCGCCGATGTAGTCGCCGGCCTCGAAGACCGTGACGGCGTGTTTGCGCCGCAAGAGGTGGGCGGCTACGAGTCCCGAGACGCCGCCGCCGATGACCGCGATCTCCACGGAATGTCATCCGGTGCCGCCCGGGCTCCGGATGACAGATATGACGGCTCGCCGCTACGAACTGCTCGATCGCGCTCTCAGCCTCGGGGTCGTGCCCGACGCCGCGCTGCGACTCGGATCACGCCTCAGCGCCTGGAACCGGGAGCGCAACGAGGCGCGCGGCGGCGTCGAAGCCCAGGAGCGCCGCAGCGCCGACATCGTCGCCCACATGTCGACCGGGCCGGTGGCCGAGCTGCCCGCCAAGGCGAACGAGCAGCACTACGAACTGCCGGCCGATTTCATGGCGCTGTTCATGGGGGCGCGGCGCAAGTACAGCTGCTGCTACTGGCCCGCGGGCGTCGACACCCTCGACGCCGCCGAGGACGCCATGCTGCGCCTCACCTGCGAACGGGCGCGCATCGCCGACGGCATGCAGGTCCTCGACCTCGGCTGCGGCTGGGGCGCGCTGTCGCTGTGGATGGCGGAGCACTACGACGTGTGCATTGTGGCGGTGTCGAACTCGCAGTCGCAG comes from the Acidimicrobiales bacterium genome and includes:
- the sufC gene encoding Fe-S cluster assembly ATPase SufC, giving the protein MSVLSIRGLTASIPGRDILKGIDLEVRSGEVHAVMGPNGSGKSTLSHVLAGKPGYEVTGGVVELDGENLLALPAWERAQRGLFLAMQYPIEVPGVSVTDALTEAFRASGRAVEPVGDLIRAEAARIGFDERFIHRPLNVDLSGGERKRNETMQLGVLRPKFAILDELDSGLDVDALRDVARRIEAATQEDNLGVLAITHYSRLLTELRPDVVHVLAGGRIVATGGPELAQQLEETGYAGYAEDDVVPTPAADDPFADPFA
- a CDS encoding L,D-transpeptidase family protein produces the protein MFAALAALAVGFGASACDRSDAKDAAAIKRTTTTSSTTTSTSTTTTAPPIVAPAGLGMGSKGPQVQELETRLAAQKYDPGKVDGYFDSSTYHAVLAFQKVHGLKRTGRATDDVLNLIGTVGAPGPMLPAGGATRVEVDLQRQILQLYVGGALNRVVDVSTGSGKKYCVPGDGCATAVTPGGSYKVFFRRNGWRTSKLGKLYNPLYFNGGIAIHGEPAVPAYPASHGCVRIPMYVSYYFPSLVPNGTPVYVIGGAKAAVPFNEPAPNGETGTGGPATTTSTTAAPATTTTTTHSIFPTTTTSSTTTTTP
- a CDS encoding non-heme iron oxygenase ferredoxin subunit → MSRVRLCSVKELSDEAATRFEVEGHKIAAALIGGRVYAIGDVCSHADYSLSEGELYAGELELECPKHGSTFSLLDGEPQCLPATAPVPVYATEVDGDDVYVELP
- the sufD gene encoding Fe-S cluster assembly protein SufD, with the translated sequence MNDWLVTRRASAEATLNGVALPTSDLEVWRYSRIDGLDLGRYAAVADAGPADPAVEHPLVPAERAALVVVRDDRIVHLEVNAPGLSVRALSDFAEAPAELGSAISEPDAFTLRNDAYSESGVVVDVAANAVVDTPVVVVHDVTVDGALVYPRILVRAGTSANVTVLDVALSAEIDALILPVVELCAGANASLRYESVQALGPKVWQIATAGARVERDGHLTCAAIALGGAYARARLDSKVLGPGASAELIAAYFGSGEQIHDFRTMQDHHAPKTSSDLLFKGVLTDTSRSVYSGLIRIRPGASGSAAFQTNRNLVLGEGAHADSVPNLEIEENDVKCSHASAVGPVDADQRFYLEARGVPTEVAERLIVLGFFDDIIERTPVVELRDALRTAVALKFAAAGGVL
- a CDS encoding FAD-dependent oxidoreductase, coding for MEIAVIGGGVSGLVAAHLLRRKHAVTVFEAGDYIGGHTNTVRVDTADNTYWVDTGFIVFNDRNYPLFERLLRTLGVGWQPSDMSFSVTDDHGDFEYASTGVNGIFAKRTHALQPGFYRMLNDLNRFHREASELLDDPEGDESLGAWLERKRFSRAFIDRLIVPQASSVWSADPRQMWEFPASFLAEFFDNHGMLAIRGRPKWRTVVGGSHRYVEALVAPMRDRIHVKAPVAAVTRLDDHVLVQPTGGEARRFDEVVFAVHSDQALRRLTDASGREHEILGAIPYQHNEAVLHTDRSLLPRRRRAWASWNFHLLADPPPLTTVTYYMNRLQSLRADREFCVTLNHTAAIDPSTVIQRIDYAHPVFTAAGRDAQRRHKEISGVNRTHYCGAYWGWGFHEDGVESAVRVAEMFGVGGL